The nucleotide sequence CGCCGTGGGCGCGCGGCACCTCGGTGCGCTCCTCGTTGAGCACGCCGTCGGCGCCCTTCACGGTGAGGACGAGGTGACAGTTCTGGCCGTCGACGCGCACGAAGGAGGTGCGGCCGGCCTGGGGGGCGAAGTAGCCCTCGGTGATGCGCGAGCCGCCGCGTTCCTTGCGGATGAGACGGACCAGCGCGGGCGCGATCAGGAAACGGCGGACGACGCTCATACTCTTTACCTCCGCTTAGGCCTTCCGGCGGTACGGCGACCGACGGCTCCTGGCCGGCAAACGCCGTTCGGGTCTTAGTCGTCGGAAGACCGTAAGCGGACCTGGGCAGCCAGGGCGCGCGCGGGGCGCGCGATCGCCGGTCGACAGAGCGATTACAACCTCTCGTAACGTCAGGGACTAAGCAGAAAGCCGCCGAAATCAAGACGAAACCGGGAGATAGCGCCCGTTCGTTGGCGCCATCCCCACGGATTCGCACGATACGGGCCGTCTACTCGGCTGGCTCGAAGTTCATCGCCACGCCGTTCATGCAGTAGCGCAGGCCGGTCGGGGCCGGGCCGTCGTCGAAGACGTGGCCGAGGTGGCCCTTGCAGCGGGCGCAGTGCACCTCGGTGCGCACCATCCAGTGGCTGCGGTCGACCGTGGTCTCGACGGCGTCGGGCAGCGGCGCGAAGAAGCTCGGCCAGCCGGTGCCCGACTCGAACTTGGTCCCCTGCTCGAACAGCGGCGCGCCGCAGCCGGCGCAGGTGAAGGTGCCGGCCCGCTTCTCGGCGAGCAGGCAGCTCGTGCCGGCCCGCTCGGTGCCGTGCTCGCGCAGCACCCGGTACTGGTCCGGGGTCAGCGTGTCGCGCCACTCGCTCTCGCTGCGGGTCTCGGGTGCGGTCGTCGCGTCGGTCGCGGCCATCGGGTCCTCCATGTCTGGTGTGCCAGATATGGCGTCTCCCGCAGGCTCGCGCGAGTCGTCACGCCGCCGCGCCGAGGGAATCGGCCATGCGGGCTTCCCGCTGGCCCATCGGCAGAGCGGGGCCGGTGGTGGTGTCGATCGCGGTCTGGTGCTCGATCTCGGCATTGATCTCGCCGCCGAGCAGCACGATCGTGGAGGAGATCCAGATCCAGGTCATGAAGCCGATGACCGCGCCGAGCGAGCCGTAGGTCTCGTTGTAGTTGCCGAAATTCGTCACGTACCAGGAGAACAGGAGTGAGGCCGCGAGCCAGAGTAGGCAGGCTACGACGCTGCCGACGCCGACCCAGCGCCAGCGCGCGTGCTCGCGGCTCGGGCCGTAGCGGTAGAGCACCGAGAGGCCGCCGAGCAGCACAAGGAGAAGGGCCGGCCAGCGCAGCGCCGCGACGAGCCACGCGCTGTCGCTGATTCCGATGAAGGTGAACACCACCGGAAGCACGACGATCGAGGTG is from Methylobacterium radiodurans and encodes:
- the msrB gene encoding peptide-methionine (R)-S-oxide reductase MsrB, which encodes MAATDATTAPETRSESEWRDTLTPDQYRVLREHGTERAGTSCLLAEKRAGTFTCAGCGAPLFEQGTKFESGTGWPSFFAPLPDAVETTVDRSHWMVRTEVHCARCKGHLGHVFDDGPAPTGLRYCMNGVAMNFEPAE